Below is a window of Manis javanica isolate MJ-LG chromosome 2, MJ_LKY, whole genome shotgun sequence DNA.
TGGCGGCCTtgggccccgcgggccccgggaaGGCGGCGCCGGCGGCGAGCCCGGGCGCGAGCAGCACCAGGCAGGGCCCCCGGCCGGCGTCCGCGCTGGCATAGCTGAACACCAGCCGCCGCTTGCGCACAGCCGCCTGGGCCGCGGCGTGCAGGGGCCGCAGCAGCGCGGGGGGCGGCGCGCCCGGGCCGCGCAGCAGGAAGTCGAAGCCTTTGCGGTCGTGCGGGTCGTAGAAGAGCGGCCCGCGGGCCGGGTCGGGCCCCGGCGGCCAGGCGAAC
It encodes the following:
- the C2H8orf90 gene encoding uncharacterized protein C8orf90 homolog translates to MAYSCSEESSPAGLPLPPVATSGPAAPQEPPFPDIYGGDAQLWEAHFRGIRRAYRVLGKECDFAIRVLTEDFTLPFPFAWPPGPDPARGPLFYDPHDRKGFDFLLRGPGAPPPALLRPLHAAAQAAVRKRRLVFSYASADAGRGPCLVLLAPGLAAGAAFPGPAGPKAASLGAPELG